Sequence from the Rickettsiales bacterium genome:
TGGTCTGTGAAAAATCCTGATAAAAACGGCCTACGCCGTAAAATGGCTCTGGTATATCCAGCAGGATAACGTTGTCAGCCAGAATATTGAGTGCCTCAAACGCCTCTCGGGAACTGACAGGCGTAGCTACCACAATCTCTGCGGCTTCTTGCCTTCTCATTGCTTGCACGGCAGCGCGCATATTGGCACCTGTCGCTATGCCATCGTCAATCAGGATCACCGTTTTCCCCTTTACATCAGGTTCCGCCTGGCCGTTGCGATAGGCATTATTTCGCCGCGCGAGTTCAGTCCTTTCAGATTTGATCACTTGTTCAAGGTTTTTGGGAGAGATATGGAAACTCCGGATTATCTCTTCATTCAGTACGATAACAACCCCCATGGCAATAGCACCCATGGCGAGCTCTTCATTCTCCGGCACGCCAAGTTTGCGTACCAGCATCAGGTCTAGTGGGATATGCAGATGAATAGCAGCCTCATAGGCCACCGGAACGCCGCCGCGGGGCAATGCAAGAATGATTGTATCAGGCTTGTCTTTATAAGCATTCAGCGCTCTCGCCAGTTTCTGGCCCGCGTCTTTACGATCTGTAAAATACATAAATATTTCCCCGATGAGGCACCGGCGCAAGTGAAGCCTTGCGCCGGGATTAAGAAACGTTATGCAGCTTCCTTAACGTCTACTTTGCGTTCTTTGGCTTGAGCTCCAGCCTGTTTCGGCAGTGTGAGAGTCAACACGCCATTCTTGAAACTGGCTTCAGCTTTCTCAAAATTAGCAGTATCCGGCAGCGCTACTACACGCTGGAATGAACCATAAGAGCGTTCCTGGCGGTAATAACCTTCTTTCTCTTCTTTCTTTTCCTCTTTCTTTTCACCCTTAATGGTGACGTAGCCGTCAGCAGTCGTTACCTGGATTTCTTTTGCATTAAGTCCTGGAAGTTCGGCGGTGATTTTGAATTCTTTGTCGGTTTCGCTGACATCCACGGCCGGAGCAAGCGTAAGGGCAGGTGCTGTAGCGCGGCTCCAACTCGGGAAGGAAAGCTCGCCGAAGAATTCATTGAACAATTTGTTCACTTCATCCTGAAATGCAACGATAGGATTGCTGCCACGGTTGACGGCAACGGGAGTCCTGCCCAGATGCAATAATTCACGTACGGTCATAAAATTTCTCCTTTTTGAGGTTATCCGGCTGCATGTCTCACAGCGGTTATGTATGTCTAGCAGACTATTTCATTGCCTTGTTTGACCGGAGTCAAACTCAGCAGGAATGATGGAGTTCTGACTTTAACTGTTCCCGTAAACGAACCAGCAATCCATCAGCCAGATGAATGACATGCCCCAGTTGCTCTGCGATAAATTGAGGGGATTGTGCATCCCATTCCCAGGATTCATTCGGCGTATGTTTTACCCGCAGCTGCTTGTATAAATCATGCGTGGCATCCCACATCTGTGTGGCAAGCTCTGACGCAATCTGAATTTCGCATTTAATACTAAGTGAAAGGGACTGGTTACCGTTCCTGAAAGTCGTATTTATGCTAATAACGACATGTTGTGCAAAATAGCCGCGAAGCTGGCTTTTTCTCTCGCGTTCGTCATAACAGTTCATATCCTTGGCGAGCTGGGAAAACTTGGTGGCCAGAAATTCGGCGCCGTCGATGTATTTACAGGAGATCCGGGTGCGGACGAGATCATGCAGTCTAGAGGCAATGTCTACAATACTGCTTTGGAATGCATCATGTTTGCCATTCATACCAGAATATTCCTGATACTGGCGGAAAAGCTTGTCCTGAATACTGGCGATGGGTTTCGCTGTAAAGGCTGGCAGTGAGAACTGCGTAAGGAGGGGATAGCCAGTCATATCTTTATATTCATCCGACCATTCCTTAAGCTTCTCCTCCGCCTGTTGCCAAAAGGGCTGTGCGCTGGCTTCTATGACCCATTGCGTACAGTTATTCGCCAGTACATTCCAGAAGCTGGGAAAGTTTTTATTCTCGATATATTCCGCCAGTTCCCTTTCGGAAAGTATGGTTATTTCCATATAAGCGTCCTAATGGTGCTATCGCAATTGCTGCAGATGCTGTAAGAGCGTCTCTTCATCGCATTTGGTGTAATCTTTGGGCAATTCTGCAACGACAGATTTTAATACATCGTCCGTGAGGTGTTTTTTAATTCCGCCCAGTATTTCCCCCGGTGCAATCAGCACCAGCCGGTCAAAGCTCTTCTCTGATTTTGCAGCGGTGAGTTTGGAAGCAATAGTTTCCAGGAAATGTTGCCTGATCTCTTCATGGAGATCTATATGCGGTTCTGCCATATGATGCGCTGTTCCATGGCTTTCGAATACCCTTTCGAGACGGTCGTTGCCGGTTTCATATTCTGCCGCGGATGTTGCCTCAAGCTTCATACCGGCCACTGGAACCAGCACCTGTTCTCGTGATTCAGCGTAGTGTGAGTGCTTGGAGTTACCGCTGCAGGGAATACGCTTTTCCACCTGACTGTAAGTATATGTCTGAGCGGTTTTTCCATCTGCTACCAGAAACCAGGTAATGGGAAATGGATGGCTGTGCGTTGAGTGGTGAAGCATAAATCCTCCATAGGTTGTATGAAGAATATATACATGCAAGTAGGGGCGGGAGCTTTGATTGTAATCAAGCATCTATATGTCATTACTATAGTGATTATCGCTGATGCCAAAGGAATCCATTATATAATTTGTAGATTTCCTGAAATAAAATGGCGAAGTGGAAATCTAATGTAATGTAGTTTCATGAAATTATAGCAGTATCTTTCTTCTATATATTTATTTTAATTAATATTTTTAGCGGTATAATATTATGGAAATGGTTTGACTCCAACCTCGGGTTGTGATTTTATCCAAAATATATGCATATAATATAAGTCTTTATTTAACTTTTACTGGAGCAATGGTCACAATCCAGTAGATGCTGAAAGGGAATGTGACATGGCAGACGCTATTTTCCCGAGCTCTATAAAAAGCATACCACTGTTTGCGGGCCTTACTGAGCAGGAGCGCGATAATTTGCTCAGTGCCGGGCGTACTCACAATTACTCTAAAGGCGAGCATCTGTTCATGCATGGTGACCCGCTGAAGAACTTTTATATTATATGCAGCGGCACTGTACGCTTATACCGTTCAACAGCTGAAGGTAATGAAGTTACGACAGATATCGCCATCTCAGGCAAAACAATGTGCAAAACAGAAATCTTTCAAGCCGCGCGCAATCACACCGTCAATGCCTTAGCCGTGGATGAGGTTGTGGTGCTGGAGTTTCCTGTAAGCTGGCTGAGGGATGCCGTTAAAAATAATAACACGCTTGCGCTCAATGTGATTTCCGCCCTTTCGCGCTATGCCTTTATGGTCGAGGTAGAAGCGGAGCATCAGGCCACCATGTCTTCCACGCAACTCGTAGCGTGTTTCCTGCAGCGTTTATGCATTCTGCATGAGTTCAATCCGCAAGGCTTTGAACTGCCTTATAGTAAATCGCTCATCGCTTCACGCCTGGGCATGGAATTGGAAACATTCTCACGTACGCTGCCTAAACTGAAAGAGAACGGAATCAGGGTGGAAGGTACGCGTGTCAGTATCTATGATCTGGATGCTATCGATGCCTATGTATGCGGAAACTGCTCGATCATGGAAGATTGTCCCACGCATCAGACACTGGACAAAATGATGCATAAGAAAAAAGAAGGCCTGGCGTAATCCACATAATTTGCAATATGCTTATGATTATAAAAGAATATTTTATGGTTCAGTGCGTGCGGTATTGGCCTTAATAAAGGTTTAACAAATCTGCGCTATGCTAACCGCGATACAAACGCGGTAAAAAATGACTGATATATATAAAATATTAAATAAAGCTTTGGAGCAAACTTACAAAAAACTCCAAAGGACAGACTATCCTAATTCCAGGATACAGTGGCCCCAAGAAGGGCTTGAGTTGCGTCCAAGCCATCGTCCTGATTTGTCGGACTTGCAGATTGCGCTGCCAAAAACTGCAAAAGCTGTTTCTGCTGTATCGGATCTATACGGCACGACTACCCTGGCTCCCCAAATAGCAAAAGCGATTATAAAAGACCTCTCGAGCGAATCCGAGTTGGCAGGTATTGAATATGGTTTTGATGCGGGGGGACCTGCGCCAGACGATGAAAAGCGGGATCCGCGCGGGCAGTATCTAAATATCCGTTTTTCAGATGCGTTTCTTGTCAGGCAGATTCAGAATATTGCGGAGAGCGAGGCGCAAGATCCTACTGCCAAAAAACAAAAGATATTGATCGATTATGGCAGCCCGAATATCGGCAAGGCTATGCATGTGGGGCATATCCGGTCGGGTGTGATAGGACAATCCCTGCATAATCTGGCCGAAAAACTGGGCCATACGGTCATTGCGGACAGTCATGTAGGGGACTGGGGACAGCCGATGGGGATGATTATAGCGGAACTGAAAAGCAGGTTTCCGCACTGGTCTTGCTTTCAATCAGATTTCAACCCGCGAAGTGGATTTGAATTACCCATCAGCGAAAACGGTGGGGAGGGGGAACTAAGTATAAGCGAACTTAATGCCGTATACCCGACTGCTTCCCAAAAGGCTAAGGACGATGCGGATTTCCTGGAACTTGTCAGGCAGACAACGGCAGATCTGCAGTCGGGGCAATATCCGGGGTATACGGAATTGTGGCGCGCTTTCAGAGCGCAGTCATTGAAGCAGGTGAATGAGACATACGGAAAACTCGGGGTTTCATTCGACAGAGAAGAGGGAGAAAGCGCTTATCATGACGAAATAGGCGAAATGATCGAAGAACTGACTGCCAGAGGACTGGTCAGGAGGAATGAAGAAGATGAACTGGTCATGGATGTTGACAGAACAGCGCTCATAAAAGGATTGGAGGAGCGAGGCATCATTGTACGGTACGGTTCATCATTGTTTGTGAATAAGGATAAGGAACAACTGCTTACCGATATTGTCGGACGGGAATTTCTACAGTCCAAGGCGGATGGCACATTGCGAAGAAATCACAATGGGCAGTTAATAATTGCCGCCAGCCGGACGGAAATGATTGCTACGCTTAAGGAAGGCGGAATAGTGCATGCGGATGCGGATGGTCAACTGGTCGTTGATAAGGAGAAAAGCGACTACATTGCTGCTCTGCGCGAGCAGGGGCTGCTGACACGTCAAGGCGAAGATGTTGAAAGGAATAAAGAGGGCGAGCCGATTATCGACCCAAACAAAATCCAGGATATAGCGATCCGCCCCATTAAGCTGCAGACATCCGATGGAGCTTATACTTACGGCGCATCGGACCTGGCTGCTATCCGCAAAAGAGTCCGGGAAGACGGGCCCGATGCTATCTGGTATGTCGTGGATAAAAGACAAGGCCCGCATTTTGAGCAGGTGTTCAGGGCGGCTAAGATAGCTGGCTATTCGGGTGATACTCGGCTTGAGCATCTTGCATTCGGCACATATAACGGGCCGGATGGAAAACCGTTCAGGACTCGCGCGGGCGGTATCATGTCGCTCGAGCATATGCTTCAGGCTGCGGAAGATGAAGTAAAAAGGAATTGCAGTGTTGATAAGGATAATATTCCCGGACTGGCCGCTTCTTCGCTCATCTTTAACGACTTGATTAACAATCCGGAATCGGATGTCACTTTTCTCTCGGAGCAGTTGCTGGAATTTGGCGGGAAATCGGTTGCCTCTGTGGAATACGCTTATGGCCATTTGAGTTCGCTGCTGCAAAAACCACTGAATGATGCGTCCCCCGAAGGGATTTCTCTAGATGCTCCGACGAGGCAGCTTGCAATGCTGCTTACACAAAAAGAGCATATCATGGAACGCGCTTTTGAACTGCGCACGCCTAACCTTATGACGGAATATCTGTATGATGTATCGAGGGCTTTTGACAGAGTATATCGCGATCTTGATGCTGCAGAAGCAACCATCACCCCATTTATGGCGTCCCTGGCGAAAGCGACCCAAAGTACAATGGAGGAATACGCCAAGATTCTGGGTATTACACTGACAAGTGGAGTCCGGCGCAAAGCGGAGGAGCATACCAAAAATATTGAAGCTATTAATACTGCGCTTCTAGATAATGTTCCGCCACCGCCGCCGCGGCAATCTCAACCTGTGCCTTTGGCGGAAGGCGAGTTTGATGCTTTTAAACAAAAATGTGAGCGGTTTGCAGATCTCCTGGAGGCTAAAAGGCCGGAATTGCTGAAAGCACTGCAGATATATGAGCCCGCTTCAACGGCTGAAGATGAAATTGATCTGGCCTGCCGTTGCCTGCGCGATCTGGACCAGTACAGGGATAATTTTACGCATAAAGTTCCTAAAGTAGCCGCGCTTTTGCATGCGAACCTGCCGATCTATTATTATGTGGTATTAGGCGTGATTCCCTCGCTGATGGCGCAGGAAGTGCATGTCAGACCCAATCAGCATATGCAGGATAAAAAAGTGATCGATGCGCTGAAAGCAATACAGATCGATCCCGATGATTCCGGCAAGAATATATTCAATTATTTCGATAATATTATCACTCACGCTAAAATGGGGAGGGATCAGTTCTTCGCCACGCATCTTGCTAACTGCGATTACGGTATTGTGAACGGTTCTTATGAAGCCGGGCATGAATTAATGACTAAATATATGAAACCAGGGGCGGTTTTGGTTTCAGAAGGCAAGCATCACGATCCTTTTATTGTTACTTCAACGGCGGATATTCCTAAAGCGGTCGAGCGTGCGGTGCATCTTAAAGCATATAACGGCGGGCAGGAATGTGCCGCGCCGGATGCGATATTGGTGCATGAGAGTGTTGCAGAAGAGTTCACCCGTCAATTTAAGGAAGCCTATTTCGGTCTTAAAGTAGGAGGATCGTATACCGATCCTGAAGTAAGAATCGGGCCGCCGGCTGCAGGTGAAGCAGATTTAAAGCATGCGGCAGAATTTCTGAGCCGTTTCAGAGCCGCGCATCCTCATGTTCCTATTCAGGGCGGTCATATTGACTGGGAGAAGGGAGTCATCAATCCGGCGCTGATTGTCTCAAAGCTCGGGGACATGAGCGTACCCCCTAATTATGAGGAATTATTTAATCCCATCCAGTTTATTCATACTTATAAGAATACGGGCGAATTGAGGCGGTATTTTACCGATGAACGTTATGGTGTGAATAAAGGATATGTTTCCCTTTTCTGCAATGAAGACGCTCAGGACGATAAGATTCGCGATTGGATTCTAAAGCGCAATGACGATGTATTAGGCCTGACAGAGAATGAAAGAGCGAGTGGCTATCTTAGTGGAATTGATAAGTATGGCATAGGCCGTGTCATTGTAAATGGAAGTATTCATAACCTTCTGCAGGACGAGCCGCTTGCTCCCTTTGGCGGATACTCGGCAGCATCTTTTATCATGCGCAAAGTAGATTGGATGGATGATGGCAAAGATTTAAGGATAGAAAGTGCTTGCCTGCCTATTTCCCATTCTGAAATTATGCGTGATTATCTGATCCGGCAAAATCCCGTTACCCGGATTGGAAAAGTCCCTAAACTGCCAGAGATCAGCATTCCCGAATTGACAAATATCGATCCGCCGCATGGATTAATCGGTACAAATGCGGTGGAAGTGGCTGCCGCTTATCGCGACCCTCAGAGTTTAGATGTGAATGTCGCATATTTTCTTGACCAGCGCAGACAACCTGATCCGTCTGCGCGAGGTGAAGCGCGTGCCGGGGTGGAGCGGAGATTGGCACGGCATAATAACAGTATGGGTGACCTGACATTCGTGACAACGGATTATGTAAGAAGGGAGTTAATGAAGAGCCCCAGTTTTTATGAAGCTCCCGAGCAGCTGGTTAAAGCGGTGCTGGCACTACAAGTATCTGTAGGTATGACGACCGAAAACCATAGGATGGATGGCGATAGTATGGTTGCTGAGGAACTGCGTGTGATGGGAAAGCAGGCACTGGAACGATGGAAGCTCAATATTCTGCAGGAACTTCCTTATGGGGATTCGGGAGAAGCTCACCGCATAAAGGAGCTTGCCCAGAAAAGGCCGGAAGAAGTGGTTGCAATGGCAATGAAGGCAACGGGTGTCCAGGGAATACAAAGCGCACATGCTGATAATATTTCGGAGGAAACTGGGGAGAAAAAGCCGATACCTGAGCTGCGATTGGGAGGGGGGCAATATCATATGTCTGCGCTTGTGGAAGCGGACTATGAGGATCTTTTAAAGATGGCTCAGACACCGAATTTCTTATTTGCACCGCTCAATGGACGCAAGGCGCTCGAGGGGACGGGGAGAATGCCACTCGAAGACAGCGAGGGAAGTAAAGGCAGCGTACGGCGTTATATAGAAGAAGCGGCAGAAGGAAATAATTATATTTTTGCGATTCGTGATGCCAGCAACAAAGTGGTCGGTGCAATAGAATTAATAGGAATACAGCGTAAAGGAGAAGGGTACGAAGCAGAAATAGGTATATTTGTAGAACCCGCACACCAGAATCAGGTAAACTTAAATAGCGCCCTTACCCCTGTGCTGCAGTGGGCTAACGCTAATCTGGGTATCAACTCATTAAGGGTGACGACAGATCCGGATAATCGGAATGTCAGGAAACTGATCGATTCTATGCGCAAAACAGTCCAGATAGCGCAAATTCCGTCGCAGGAGACCTCTTATACAGACCTTAATGGGGAGGAGCGTCCCCGCGCAATGTATCTGATTCCTCCCGCCCAGTTGAGTGCCGTTATGGCCAGAGGCGGATTGGAGCAGGCAGGTGCATGGACAGCAGAAAGTCTGGCTTCACGGCAGGCTAT
This genomic interval carries:
- a CDS encoding phosphoribosyltransferase; this encodes MYFTDRKDAGQKLARALNAYKDKPDTIILALPRGGVPVAYEAAIHLHIPLDLMLVRKLGVPENEELAMGAIAMGVVIVLNEEIIRSFHISPKNLEQVIKSERTELARRNNAYRNGQAEPDVKGKTVILIDDGIATGANMRAAVQAMRRQEAAEIVVATPVSSREAFEALNILADNVILLDIPEPFYGVGRFYQDFSQTSDEEVKTLLKQIKGKNIDEHQGA
- a CDS encoding Hsp20/alpha crystallin family protein, whose protein sequence is MTVRELLHLGRTPVAVNRGSNPIVAFQDEVNKLFNEFFGELSFPSWSRATAPALTLAPAVDVSETDKEFKITAELPGLNAKEIQVTTADGYVTIKGEKKEEKKEEKEGYYRQERSYGSFQRVVALPDTANFEKAEASFKNGVLTLTLPKQAGAQAKERKVDVKEAA
- a CDS encoding host attachment protein — translated: MLHHSTHSHPFPITWFLVADGKTAQTYTYSQVEKRIPCSGNSKHSHYAESREQVLVPVAGMKLEATSAAEYETGNDRLERVFESHGTAHHMAEPHIDLHEEIRQHFLETIASKLTAAKSEKSFDRLVLIAPGEILGGIKKHLTDDVLKSVVAELPKDYTKCDEETLLQHLQQLR
- a CDS encoding Crp/Fnr family transcriptional regulator; the encoded protein is MADAIFPSSIKSIPLFAGLTEQERDNLLSAGRTHNYSKGEHLFMHGDPLKNFYIICSGTVRLYRSTAEGNEVTTDIAISGKTMCKTEIFQAARNHTVNALAVDEVVVLEFPVSWLRDAVKNNNTLALNVISALSRYAFMVEVEAEHQATMSSTQLVACFLQRLCILHEFNPQGFELPYSKSLIASRLGMELETFSRTLPKLKENGIRVEGTRVSIYDLDAIDAYVCGNCSIMEDCPTHQTLDKMMHKKKEGLA
- the argS gene encoding arginine--tRNA ligase, with translation MRPSHRPDLSDLQIALPKTAKAVSAVSDLYGTTTLAPQIAKAIIKDLSSESELAGIEYGFDAGGPAPDDEKRDPRGQYLNIRFSDAFLVRQIQNIAESEAQDPTAKKQKILIDYGSPNIGKAMHVGHIRSGVIGQSLHNLAEKLGHTVIADSHVGDWGQPMGMIIAELKSRFPHWSCFQSDFNPRSGFELPISENGGEGELSISELNAVYPTASQKAKDDADFLELVRQTTADLQSGQYPGYTELWRAFRAQSLKQVNETYGKLGVSFDREEGESAYHDEIGEMIEELTARGLVRRNEEDELVMDVDRTALIKGLEERGIIVRYGSSLFVNKDKEQLLTDIVGREFLQSKADGTLRRNHNGQLIIAASRTEMIATLKEGGIVHADADGQLVVDKEKSDYIAALREQGLLTRQGEDVERNKEGEPIIDPNKIQDIAIRPIKLQTSDGAYTYGASDLAAIRKRVREDGPDAIWYVVDKRQGPHFEQVFRAAKIAGYSGDTRLEHLAFGTYNGPDGKPFRTRAGGIMSLEHMLQAAEDEVKRNCSVDKDNIPGLAASSLIFNDLINNPESDVTFLSEQLLEFGGKSVASVEYAYGHLSSLLQKPLNDASPEGISLDAPTRQLAMLLTQKEHIMERAFELRTPNLMTEYLYDVSRAFDRVYRDLDAAEATITPFMASLAKATQSTMEEYAKILGITLTSGVRRKAEEHTKNIEAINTALLDNVPPPPPRQSQPVPLAEGEFDAFKQKCERFADLLEAKRPELLKALQIYEPASTAEDEIDLACRCLRDLDQYRDNFTHKVPKVAALLHANLPIYYYVVLGVIPSLMAQEVHVRPNQHMQDKKVIDALKAIQIDPDDSGKNIFNYFDNIITHAKMGRDQFFATHLANCDYGIVNGSYEAGHELMTKYMKPGAVLVSEGKHHDPFIVTSTADIPKAVERAVHLKAYNGGQECAAPDAILVHESVAEEFTRQFKEAYFGLKVGGSYTDPEVRIGPPAAGEADLKHAAEFLSRFRAAHPHVPIQGGHIDWEKGVINPALIVSKLGDMSVPPNYEELFNPIQFIHTYKNTGELRRYFTDERYGVNKGYVSLFCNEDAQDDKIRDWILKRNDDVLGLTENERASGYLSGIDKYGIGRVIVNGSIHNLLQDEPLAPFGGYSAASFIMRKVDWMDDGKDLRIESACLPISHSEIMRDYLIRQNPVTRIGKVPKLPEISIPELTNIDPPHGLIGTNAVEVAAAYRDPQSLDVNVAYFLDQRRQPDPSARGEARAGVERRLARHNNSMGDLTFVTTDYVRRELMKSPSFYEAPEQLVKAVLALQVSVGMTTENHRMDGDSMVAEELRVMGKQALERWKLNILQELPYGDSGEAHRIKELAQKRPEEVVAMAMKATGVQGIQSAHADNISEETGEKKPIPELRLGGGQYHMSALVEADYEDLLKMAQTPNFLFAPLNGRKALEGTGRMPLEDSEGSKGSVRRYIEEAAEGNNYIFAIRDASNKVVGAIELIGIQRKGEGYEAEIGIFVEPAHQNQVNLNSALTPVLQWANANLGINSLRVTTDPDNRNVRKLIDSMRKTVQIAQIPSQETSYTDLNGEERPRAMYLIPPAQLSAVMARGGLEQAGAWTAESLASRQAIGLGKAG